In Tsukamurella tyrosinosolvens, the genomic window CGAGGCCCACCTCCTCGGCCTTGAGCGCGATCTTCGTCATCGCCTCGATGCGCTCGTGCTCGCTGACGGTGGTGCCGGTGGTCGGGTCCGTGGTGACGTCGCCGACGCTGAAGATTCCGAACTGCATGTCCATCCTTCCCGATCGGGCCCCTGCCGGGCCCTTCGAGAACTGTAACGGACTGCGGTCCGATTATGTTCCGCGGGGCGGGTCCGCGGCGTCGTGCCGGGTCAGAGGGGCTCCCGGCGCAGCACGTCGGAGGAATTGAGGATGATCACCTCGCGGTCGGACTCCGTGAGCGCGGTGAGGAAGCCGGACTCGACCTTGAGCACGTGCGCCGTGACGACTCCCGTCCTGGTATGCAGACGCTCGGCCGGGGACCAGGGCGTGCGCTCGACCGCGGCGAGCAGCAGCACGGCGATGGCCGCGTTGGAACCGACCTCACGGACCGCGAAGTCGACGGTCCGGCCGCTGACGCCCTCGGCGGACCAGCGCTTCACCGCGAGGATCGCCAGCGCGATCGCGGCGGCGCCGATCGGTACCCAGACGTAGCCGTAGGTGACCGTGAGGGCGATGCAGGCCGTCGCGAGCACCGCGACGAGCAGCGCCGACCACACGCTCGTCGGCGAGTCGGTGTGCATCCGCCACACGAGGCGCACCGCCGAGAGCGGGAGCAGGATCATCACGAGGACGCTCGTGAACTCGGGGTCGCTCATGAGGGTGCCGAGCACGATCGTGAGGGCGCTGTTCACGTCGGTCACGGCCATGATCCGCGACGCGACGCGCCAGTCCCACTCCGAGACGACGAGGAGCCGCAGCACCACGAACAGCACGGCCACGCTCGCCCCGGTGCCGAGGGTGCGCACGATCCGCGCGTCGGTGGCGTCCGCCAGCTTCTTCGCGATCGCCCGGTCCTGCGCGGTTTCGTCGGTCTCCGCATCGCTCACACGCGGATCGTAATCACGGCACGGCCGTCCGTGGTTGCGATCGCGAGCTCCTGGTCCGCCCAGTCGCGCCGAGATCCTTGCTTTCGTTCCGCAATTCTTCCTGCGGGAACCGGGATCGGCGTCCTACCATCGGATTCGTCCGTACCCGACCGAGGCGCTGATCATGTCGACACTCACCGACCTGCAACTGCTGACCGAACTCGAACCCGTGGTGGGCGAGAACATCGACCGCCACCTGGGCGTGGCGAAGGACTGGAGTCCCCACGACTACGTGCCGTGGGACGACGGCAGGAACTTCGCCGCGTTGGGCGGCACCGACTGGGAGCTCGCGCAGTCGCCGCTGTCCGAGGTGGCACGCGTCGCGATGATCACCAACCTGCTCACCGAGGACAACCTCCCGTCCTACCACCGCACCATCGCCGACAACTTCTCCCTCGACGGCGCCTGGGGTACGTGGGTGGGCCGGTGGACCGCGGAGGAGAACCGGCACAGCATCGCCCTGCGCGACTACCTGCTGGTCACGCGCTCCGTCGATCCGGTGAAGCTCGAGCGCGACCGCATGACGCACCTCGAGCTCGGCGTGGAGGCGCCGGACGAGTACGGCGGCGTGCTCGACCAGGTCGTGTACGTGACCATCCAGGAGCTCGCGACCCGCATCAGTCACCGGCAGACGGCGCGGGTCTGCGACGAGCCGGTCGCCGACGCGCTGCTCAAGCGGATCGCCACCGACGAGAACCTGCACATGATCTTCTACCGGAACCTGACCGCCGCGGCGCTGGAGATCGCGCCCGACCAGGTGCTGAAGTCGATCGCCAAGGTCACCACGAACTTCGTCATGCCGGGCGAGGGCAAGCCCGACTTCCGGCGCAACGGCGTCCTCATGGTCAAGCACGGCATCTACGACCTGCGCCAGCACCTCGACGACGTGCTCCGGCCGATCTTCAAGGTCTGGGGCCTGTTCGACCGGAACGACGTATCGGCCGCCGGCGAGCAGTACCGCGATGAGCTCGGGCGTTATCTGGAGAAGCTGGAGGCGGACGTCGTGCGGTTCGAGGAGAGCCGGGCGCGCGCCGTCGAGCGCGAGCGGGCGCGGGCGGAGCGCAGGTCGGCCTGACGACGACCGGTCCGACGGTGCGCCGCCTGCCCGTCAGCCGGGCGGGCGCAGCGTCGCGAACTCGTCGGTGATCCGCAGGTAGGAGTCGGTGAACCGGTACAGCGCCGGCGGGCGGCCACGGGTCGCCTGCCCGGTCTCGCCGGTCGCGGTGATCACCGATCGACGGGACAGGATGCGCAGCAGGTTGGTCGAGTCCACCGGGTAGCCCAGGACGGCGACGTAGATGTCGCGCAGCTGGGAGACGGGGAAGGCGCGCGGGGCGAGAGCGAAACCGATGTTCGAGTAGGAGAGCCGGGCCGCGAGCCGGGCGCGGGCGCGGTGCACCATCGCGGCGTGGTCGAAGGCCATCGTCGGGAGCGCCTCGACGGGGTGCCACGTCGTGTCGTCGGGCAGGCGCGGATCGGTGCCGGAGCGGACGAGGCCGAGGAAGGCGGACGCCAGCGTGCGGTCGGCGTCTGCACTCGCGGGAACGCGGTGGGGGTCGGAGAACTCGGCGAACTGCTCGAGGTGCGCGACTTCCGTCAGGTCGACCTTCTCGGCGAGGAGCCGGCGGGCGCTGGTCGGGAGGTCCTCCCGGGCGTCGAGCAGCCCACCCGGGAGCGACCATGCGCCCTGGTCGGGGGCCAGGGCGCGCTGCCACAGCAGCACCTCGACGGTGCCCTCGCTCACGCGGAACACGACGGAAAGGACTTCGTGTGCGACGTGGTGCGCGGGAGCGGTGCTAGCATCGGCCATATATCGATCATAGGTCGATAAATCATCGGATCGAGGAAAGGGAGGCGAGATGACCACAGCCACGTCCGCCACCACCGAGTTCAGCTCCCCGCTCTACGACCGGATCGTCGAGGGCGGTGGGATGTACACCGGCGTCGACGGCGACCGCGAGTGGGCGGCCGAGGTCAAGCGCCTCGCGAAGCTCCGCGACGCCACGATCCTCGCCCACAACTACGAGCTGCCCGCGATCCAGGACGTCGCGGACTTCGTCGGCGACTCGCTCGCCCTCTCCCGGATCGCGGCCGACGTCTCCACGTCGACGATCGTCTTCTGCGGCGTCCACTTCATGGCCGAGACCGCGAAGATCCTCAGCCCCGAGAAGACCGTGCTCATCCCGGACCAGCGGGCCGGCTGCTCCCTGGCCGACTCCATCAAGGCCGTCGAGTTGCAGGAGTGGAAGGACGAGCACCCCGGCGCCGTCGTCGTCTCCTACGTGAACACGACCGCCGAGGTGAAGGCCCTCACCGACATCTGCTGCACCTCGAGCAACGCCGTCGAGGTGGTGCAGTCGATCCCCGAGGACACCGAGATCCTGTTCCTGCCGGACCAGTTCCTCGGTGCGCACGTCAAGCGCGTCACGGGTCGGCAGAACATGCACATCTGGGCGGGCGAGTGCCACGTGCACGCCGGCATCAACGGCGACGAGCTCGCCGCGCAGGCCAAGGCCCACCCGGACGCCGACCTGTACGTGCACCCGGAGTGCGGCTGCGCCACCTCCGCCCTGTATCTCGCGGGCGAGGGGGCCGTCCCGGACGACCGCGTGAAGATCCTCTCCACCGGCGGCATGCTCGACGCGGCCCGCGAGACCGGTGCCACGGAGGTCCTCGTGGCCACCGAGGTCGGCATGCTGCACCAGCTGCGGATGGCCGCGCCCGGCGTCGAGTTCCGCGCCGTCAACGACCGCGCCTCCTGCAAATACATGAAGATGATCACCCCTGCGGCCCTGCTCCGCTGCCTGGTCGAGGGCAAGGACGAGGTCTTCGTCGACGCCGCGATGGCCGACGCCGGCCGCAAGGCCGTGACGCGGATGATCGGGATCGGGCAGCCCGGCGGCGGGGAATGACCACCACCGCCGTCGCCGACCTGCTGATCGTCGGCGCGGGCGTCGCCGGCCTGACCGCCGCCGTCGCCGCGGCGGACGCCGGCCTGACGGTCACGGTGCTGTTCAAGCCCTCGACCGGGGGCGCACCGTCGACGTCCACGGCCTACGCGCAGGGCGGAATCGCCGTGGTCGACCCGTCCGACCCCGAGGACTCGATCGACCGGCACGTCGCGGACACCGTCGGGGCCGGCGGCCCGCTCGTCGACGTCGTGGCGACGCGGTCGATCCTGGCCGACGGGCCCGCCGCCGTGGACCGCCTGATCAGCTGGGGCGCCGAGTTCGACCGGCGGCCCGACGGCCGCCTGGGGCGCACCCGCGAGGGCGGGCACACCGTCTCGCGGATCATCCACGCCGGCGGCGACGCCACCGGCGCCGAGGTGCAGCGAGCCCTCACCGCCGCCGCGAAGACCCGGCCGACCCTCACCGCGCGCCCGGGCCAGGCCTACGCGCTGCTCGCCGACGGTGACCGCATCGTCGGCGTGCGCACGGCCGAGGGCGATGCCTTCGGCCGCACCGTCCTGCTCGCCACCGGCGGTGCGGGACACCTGTTCTCCAGCACGACCAATCCGCTGGGCGCCACCGGTGACGGCATGGCCCTGGCGGAGGCGGCGGGCGCCGATGTCCGTGAGCTCGAGTTCGTCCAGTTCCACCCGACGATGCTCTACACCCCGGGGGCGCGCGGCCGTCGGCCGCTGATCTCCGAGGCGGTGCGCGGCGAGGGCGCGCACCTCGTCGACGCGAACGGCGACGCCGTCATGGACGGCGTGCACCCGATGGGCGACCTCGCGCCGCGCGACGTGGTCGCCCGCGCCGTGACCGAGGCGATGGAGCGCACGGGCGCGCCGTGCGTCTACCTCGACGCGACGATGATCCCCGATGTCGCGCACCGTTTCCCGACGGTGACCGAGGCGGTCCGCGCTGCGGGCCTCGACCCGCAGACCGACCTCATCCCGGTGGTCCCGGGCGCGCACTACCTGTGCGGCGGCGTGGTCACCGACCTGCACGGCGCGACCGGCGTTCCCGGCCTCTACGCCGCGGGCGAGGTGGCACGCACCGGCCTGCACGGCGCGAACCGGCTCGCCTCCAACAGCCTGCTCGAGGCGCTCGTGATGGGGCTGCGGGTAGCGGCCGCCGCGCGATCCGCGCCTGCACTCGACGACCGAACGTTCTCCACCGGCGCGATCCGGGAGATCGCGCCCCCGCCCGCCCGCGCGCAGCGGGAACCCCTGCAGGACGCCATGACCCGGTACTGCGGCGTCCGGCGCACCGTCGACGGCCTCACCGGCCTGACCGAACTGCTGGCCGATCCCGGCTTCGTCGCCGACGCGCCCGCGGTATCTTCCCGGGACCGGGAGGACGCCGTGCTCACCGCGGTGGCCCGACGCATGGCCGGGCAGGCCCTCGCCCGGCAGGAATCCGTGACCGAGGTACTGGAGGTACGTCCGTGACCGAGCTGACGCTGGAGCCCGACCGCGCCGAGGTGGTCCGTCTCATCCGGACCGCGCTCGACGAGGATCTCCGCTACGGCCCGGACGTGACCAGCGAGGCCACCGTGCCCGCCGGTGCCACCACGCTCGCCAAGGTGATCAGCCGCGAGCACGGGGTGCTGGCCGGCATCCCGGTCGCGGAGTGGGTGCTCGACGAGGTGGTCGGCCCCGGCAACTACCGCGTGCCCGCGAAGATCGCCGACGGCACCGTCATCGCCCCGGGCGATGTTGCCATGGCGATCGAGGGGCCGACGCTCGCCCTGCTCACGGCCGAGCGCACCCTGCTCAACATCGTCACCCACCTCTCCGGCATCGCGACCGCGACGGCCGCCTGGGTCGCCGAGGTCGAGGGCACCGGCGCGAAGGTCCGCGACAGCCGCAAGACGCTCCCCGGCATGCGCGCGCTGCAGAAGTACGCCGTGCGCGCGGGCGGGGGAGTGAACCACCGGATGGGCCTCGGCGACGAGGCGCTCATCAAGGACAACCACGTCGTCGCCGCCGGCTCCGTGACCGCCGCGATCGAGGCCGTGCGGCGCCGGGCCCCCGGCGTCCCCCTCGAAGTGGAGGTGGACTCGCTCGACCAGCTCGAGGAGGCCTTCGCGCTCGGCGTCGACCTCGTTCTGCTCGACAACATGCCGCTGTGGATGACGCAGTCCGCCGTCCAGCGCCGTAAGAAGCTCGCGCCGCGCACCAAGTTGGAGTCGTCGGGCGGGCTCTCGCTCGACGTCGCGGCGGACTACGCCCGGACCGGCGTCGACTACCTGGCCGTCGGTGCGCTCACGCACTCGGTGCGGGCTCTCGACCTCGGCCTCGACCTCTGAGCCGACCGCGCAGCGCCGTGGCCGGCGACCAGCGGCGTGCGAGCTCGCCGCCGGCGAGGACCGTCGCCGCGAGCACGACCATGACCGGGTACTGCACGACCAGTTGGTCCGCGGCCCAGTAGAAGCCCAGCAGCCCGGTCGCGACGAACGCCGTCGCCCGCGGCAGGAGGCCGAGCAGCGCGGCGACGCCGAGGGCGACCTCGGTCAGCGGCACCACGACGCCGAAGACCGTGGCGAAGCGGCCCATGACCTCGGTGGCGAACCACGCGAACGCACCGGGCACGCGGGGATTGCCGGTCGCGCTCCCGACGACCAGGAGGATGTCGCTCCGGCCGAAGCCCGCGTGGTACTTGACGTACCCCTCGTGCAGCCAGGCCGCGCCGAGCCCGAGCCGGGCGGCGACCACGGCCACCGTCGCCGCCCGGGCCGCGGCCGGGGTCATCGCCCGAGCTGCGCGGCGCCGAACACGGCGAGCGCCTTGTCGCAGTGCACCACCAGGTGGGTGTACTCCGCGGACGAGACGCCTGCGGGAATCGTGAACCGCTGCGCGGCCTTGTCGTAGGCGATCGCGCCCAGACGGACGCCGCCCTTCACGTCGGCCTCGGTGGTTCCCTTGGCCAGGTAGAGGTGCAGGTCGGGGCCCTCGTCGGAGGAGAAGCCCGTGAGTTCCACCGCGTCGCCGGTGATCGTCGCGGTGCCGGCGACGTTCTTGCCGTTGAGGCCGGCGAACATCCCCGTGACGGCGGCGGTCGACGGTGCGGACATGGGCATCGACATGGGCATGGACATCGACATGGAGGCGGCGCCGGTGCTCGTCATGGGCTCGGCGGCCATGTCCTTCGAACCGCCGCACGCCGTCAGGGCCAAGCCCAGGACGACGGTGGCGACAGCGCCGGTGAGGTGGGAAGCGCGCATGATGGGTACTCCTTCTCGATCACGTGGCCGGCGGCTCGGGCGCCGACTCGGGATCGAGTCAATCGCCGGTCGGGGGCCGGGAGAAGGAGAGTGTCAGCGCCGTAAGGGCTCCTTTCAGTTCTGTAAGGAACGGCGCGTGCGCCGCCGCCCCGCCTAGTCTCGGACCCATGCACGAGGGGTCACGGGTGATGGTCGTCGAGGACGATCCAGCGGTCCGCACGGTCGTCGCCGACCATCTGCGGCTCGCGGGATGTCTCGTCGCGCAGCACCGCGACGGCGCACAGGCGTGGGAGGCCTTCCAGGCCGACCGCCCGGACCTGCTGGTGCTCGACCGCATGCTCCCGGGCCTCAGCGGCGACGAGCTGTGCCGGCGGATCCGCGAGGTCTCGGCGGTGCCGATCATCATGCTCACCGCGCTCGACGGCGTGGACAATCGCATCGACGGCCTCGAGAGCGGCGCCGACGACTACCTCGCGAAGCCCTTCTCCCTCCGCGAGCTCCAACTCCGCGTCAACGCCCAGCTGCGGCGCAGCGCACCGTCGGAGGCGGAGCTCGTCCTCGAGGCGGGGCCGTTCCGCATCGATGCCGCGCACCGGCGCGTCTGGGTGTCCGGCCGTGAGACGCCGCTGACCACGCGGGAGTACGAGCTGCTGCTCTACCTCGTGCGCAACCCCGACAGGGTGATCAGCCGCGACGAGATCCTGCGCGAGGTGTGGCGCTGGGGCTTCGGGGACCCGTCCACGGTGACGGTGCACGTGCGCCGCCTGCGCGAGAAGATCGAGGACGACCCGCGCAATCCCGCGTACCTGCGCACGGAGTGGGGCGCCGGGTACCGGTTCGGGTGGGGCCGATGATGCTCGACGGCGCGGCACTCGCGCAGATCGCGGCGACCGCGCTGGTGGTGACCATCCTCGTCACCCTTCTCACGCTGGGGGTCCTCCGGCTGACCCGGCGCTCGAGCATCGGCATCCGGGCGGCGATCGCGATCGCCGGGGCGCTGATCTCCGTCGTGGCGTCCACGCTCGCGATCGCGGTGCAGATGTACCTGTCGCGGCACGACCTCACGGTACTGCTCTGGGTGATCGGCACGTCCGCGGTGTTCAGCGTGGTCGCGACCCCCTTCGTCGTCGGCCGCGCCGTCGGCTCGTCGATCGCCGCGCTGCGCACCGCGACCCGCCGGGTCGGTGACGGCGACGTGGTCGAACCCACCCGCACCGGCCTCGCCGAACTCGACGCGGTCTCCGCCGAACTCGCCGACACCTCGCGGCGGTTGGAGGAGTCACGGGCGCGCGTGGCCGAACTCGACGCGGCCCGGCGGCAGTTCTTCGCATGGATCTCGCACGATCTGCGGACGCCGCTCGCCGGGGTGCGCGCTCTCGCCGAGGCGCTCGACGAGGGCACTGCGCCCGATCGCGCCGCCTACCTCGCCGCGCTCCGCGGCAAGGTAGAGACGCTCAACGCGATGATCGCCGACCTCTTCGAGCTGTCCAAGCTCCAGACCGGTACGTTGCGCATCCACCCCGAGCCGGTGGTCCTCCTCGATCTGATCAGCGACGCCGTCGCGGACTGCCGGGCGGACGCCGAACGGCGTGGGATCACCATCGCGCAGGACGGGATCGACGGGCACCTCGTGCTCGTCGATCCGCGGGAGCTGACCCGCGTGATCGGCAACCTGCTCACCAACAGCCTGCGGCACGCGCCCGAGAACAGCGAGGTCGTCGTTCGGGCCGACCTGCTCGACGGCCGCCTGGTGCTCAGCGTCATCGATCAGGGGCCCGGCGTCGCCGCCGAGGACCTGGGCCGGATGTTCGACGTGGGGTGGCGGGCCGACACGGCCCGGTCGGCCGAGGCCGACGGTGCACCGCCGGGCGCGGGCCTGGGCCTCGCGATCGTGCGCGGCATCGTCGAGGCGCACGGCGGCACCGTCGTCGCGCGCAGCACCGACGCGGGCTTCCGGCTGGACCTGACGCTGCCGGTGGCGGACCGCTGATCAGCTGCCGCTGGCGAGGCTCACCACCAGGTTGATCGTGGTCGCGAGGATGCCGTTGGCGAAGACGAAGGACAGCAGCGTGTGCCGCAGCGTCTCGGCGCGGACGTCACTCGAGGTGATGGCGGTGTCGGAGACGCAGTAGGCGGTCCCGAAGGACAGTGAGATGTAGGCGAAGTCGGTGTAGCGCGGCGGCTGGGTCTGGTTGAAGTCGATGCCGCCGGGCGGCGGGGTGTCGTAGTAGGTCTGGGCGTAGCGCAGCGTGAACAGCAGGTGCATCATCAGCCAGGACAGGATGGTCGTGCTCAACGCGAGGCCGCCCAGTGCGAGCCGTCCGTTCGGCGTCGCCGTATGAGCGTCCGCCATGACGATCGCCACGGCGACGAGGCTCGCCAATGCGCACGTCATGGTCAGGAAGTTACCGAGGCGGCGCTGCGGATCCTCCTCCGTGGAGTGCGCCGCGGTGGTCTCGGCGTCCATCGGCGAGATGGTGAGCCATACCCAGACCACGTAGATGCCCGCCGCGGCCGCCCACCCGGCGGCGGGCGCGTGCCGCCACGAGTCGAGCAGGCCCACGGCCACCGCGACGCCGCCGCCCACCAGGACCATGACGGTCGCGCGGACCCGGGCAACGGCGGCCCGTCGCCTCGCCACGGCCGGCCGGCTGTTCTCCGAACCGGTTGCAGTCGCATCGTTGGACATGGGGCGATCTAAGCACCCGATCGCGACTTCCGTAGCCCGCGCGGAGAATCCGGCGAGCGCCCCGGGGTCGCGCGGCGGCGCGTGCGGACGGGGCGCACAATGGAAAGCATGATCGTGAACGCATATGGAGCCGTGTCCGCAACCGAGCCGCTCGAGCCGATGACGATCGAGCGCCGCGATCCCGGTCCGCACGACGTGCAGATCGCCGTTCGGTATGCGGGCATCTGCCACAGCGACATCCACACCGTGCGCAGCGAGTGGGGGCCCGCCCGGTACCCGGTGGTGCCCGGCCACGAGATCGCGGGCGAGGTCACCGCGGTCGGCTCGGATGTCACGAGGTTCGCGGTCGGCGACCGCGTGGGCGTCGGCTGCTTCGTGGACTCCTGCCGCGAGTGCGCCGCGTGCCTGCGCGGCGAGGAGCAGTACTGCGAGCGCGGCATGGTCGGCACCTACAACGCGAAGGGCCGCGACGGGCAGCCCACGCAGGGCGGCTACTCGACGGGCATCGTCGTCGACGAGAACTACGTGCTCCGGGTCCCGGAGAGCATCGACTACGCGGCCGCCGCGCCGCTGCTGTGCGCCGGGATCACGCTCTTCAGCCCGCTGCGCCACTGGAACGTCGGCCCCGGTAGCAAGGTCGCGATCATCGGTCTCGGCGGCCTCGGCCACATGGGCGTGAAGCTGGCCGCGGCGATGGGCGCCGAGGTGACCGTGCTCAGCCAGTCGCTCAAGAAGATGGAGGACGGTCTGCGCCTGGGCGCGCAGCACTACTACGCGACCTCCGATCCCGACACCTTCAAGGTGCTGCGCAATCGCTTCGACGTCATCATCAACACCGTCTCGGCGAACCTCGACATGCACCCGTACTTCGGGATGCTGGCCGTCGACGGCACGCTCGTCGAGGTCGGCCTGCCGGAGCATCCGGTGCCGGTCAACGTCTTCGACCTGACCCGCAATCGCCGCAGCTTCG contains:
- a CDS encoding acyl-ACP desaturase; the protein is MMSTLTDLQLLTELEPVVGENIDRHLGVAKDWSPHDYVPWDDGRNFAALGGTDWELAQSPLSEVARVAMITNLLTEDNLPSYHRTIADNFSLDGAWGTWVGRWTAEENRHSIALRDYLLVTRSVDPVKLERDRMTHLELGVEAPDEYGGVLDQVVYVTIQELATRISHRQTARVCDEPVADALLKRIATDENLHMIFYRNLTAAALEIAPDQVLKSIAKVTTNFVMPGEGKPDFRRNGVLMVKHGIYDLRQHLDDVLRPIFKVWGLFDRNDVSAAGEQYRDELGRYLEKLEADVVRFEESRARAVERERARAERRSA
- a CDS encoding NAD(P)-dependent alcohol dehydrogenase, producing the protein MESMIVNAYGAVSATEPLEPMTIERRDPGPHDVQIAVRYAGICHSDIHTVRSEWGPARYPVVPGHEIAGEVTAVGSDVTRFAVGDRVGVGCFVDSCRECAACLRGEEQYCERGMVGTYNAKGRDGQPTQGGYSTGIVVDENYVLRVPESIDYAAAAPLLCAGITLFSPLRHWNVGPGSKVAIIGLGGLGHMGVKLAAAMGAEVTVLSQSLKKMEDGLRLGAQHYYATSDPDTFKVLRNRFDVIINTVSANLDMHPYFGMLAVDGTLVEVGLPEHPVPVNVFDLTRNRRSFAGSMIGGIAQTQEMLDFCAEHGIGSEIELISADQINEAYERVIASDVRYRFVIDTATLEAPAAG
- a CDS encoding sensor histidine kinase, whose translation is MMLDGAALAQIAATALVVTILVTLLTLGVLRLTRRSSIGIRAAIAIAGALISVVASTLAIAVQMYLSRHDLTVLLWVIGTSAVFSVVATPFVVGRAVGSSIAALRTATRRVGDGDVVEPTRTGLAELDAVSAELADTSRRLEESRARVAELDAARRQFFAWISHDLRTPLAGVRALAEALDEGTAPDRAAYLAALRGKVETLNAMIADLFELSKLQTGTLRIHPEPVVLLDLISDAVADCRADAERRGITIAQDGIDGHLVLVDPRELTRVIGNLLTNSLRHAPENSEVVVRADLLDGRLVLSVIDQGPGVAAEDLGRMFDVGWRADTARSAEADGAPPGAGLGLAIVRGIVEAHGGTVVARSTDAGFRLDLTLPVADR
- a CDS encoding DM13 domain-containing protein, with amino-acid sequence MRASHLTGAVATVVLGLALTACGGSKDMAAEPMTSTGAASMSMSMPMSMPMSAPSTAAVTGMFAGLNGKNVAGTATITGDAVELTGFSSDEGPDLHLYLAKGTTEADVKGGVRLGAIAYDKAAQRFTIPAGVSSAEYTHLVVHCDKALAVFGAAQLGR
- the nadA gene encoding quinolinate synthase NadA; this translates as MTTATSATTEFSSPLYDRIVEGGGMYTGVDGDREWAAEVKRLAKLRDATILAHNYELPAIQDVADFVGDSLALSRIAADVSTSTIVFCGVHFMAETAKILSPEKTVLIPDQRAGCSLADSIKAVELQEWKDEHPGAVVVSYVNTTAEVKALTDICCTSSNAVEVVQSIPEDTEILFLPDQFLGAHVKRVTGRQNMHIWAGECHVHAGINGDELAAQAKAHPDADLYVHPECGCATSALYLAGEGAVPDDRVKILSTGGMLDAARETGATEVLVATEVGMLHQLRMAAPGVEFRAVNDRASCKYMKMITPAALLRCLVEGKDEVFVDAAMADAGRKAVTRMIGIGQPGGGE
- a CDS encoding DUF1345 domain-containing protein is translated as MSNDATATGSENSRPAVARRRAAVARVRATVMVLVGGGVAVAVGLLDSWRHAPAAGWAAAAGIYVVWVWLTISPMDAETTAAHSTEEDPQRRLGNFLTMTCALASLVAVAIVMADAHTATPNGRLALGGLALSTTILSWLMMHLLFTLRYAQTYYDTPPPGGIDFNQTQPPRYTDFAYISLSFGTAYCVSDTAITSSDVRAETLRHTLLSFVFANGILATTINLVVSLASGS
- a CDS encoding NUDIX hydrolase, whose translation is MADASTAPAHHVAHEVLSVVFRVSEGTVEVLLWQRALAPDQGAWSLPGGLLDAREDLPTSARRLLAEKVDLTEVAHLEQFAEFSDPHRVPASADADRTLASAFLGLVRSGTDPRLPDDTTWHPVEALPTMAFDHAAMVHRARARLAARLSYSNIGFALAPRAFPVSQLRDIYVAVLGYPVDSTNLLRILSRRSVITATGETGQATRGRPPALYRFTDSYLRITDEFATLRPPG
- a CDS encoding response regulator transcription factor; this encodes MHEGSRVMVVEDDPAVRTVVADHLRLAGCLVAQHRDGAQAWEAFQADRPDLLVLDRMLPGLSGDELCRRIREVSAVPIIMLTALDGVDNRIDGLESGADDYLAKPFSLRELQLRVNAQLRRSAPSEAELVLEAGPFRIDAAHRRVWVSGRETPLTTREYELLLYLVRNPDRVISRDEILREVWRWGFGDPSTVTVHVRRLREKIEDDPRNPAYLRTEWGAGYRFGWGR
- the nadC gene encoding carboxylating nicotinate-nucleotide diphosphorylase, coding for MTELTLEPDRAEVVRLIRTALDEDLRYGPDVTSEATVPAGATTLAKVISREHGVLAGIPVAEWVLDEVVGPGNYRVPAKIADGTVIAPGDVAMAIEGPTLALLTAERTLLNIVTHLSGIATATAAWVAEVEGTGAKVRDSRKTLPGMRALQKYAVRAGGGVNHRMGLGDEALIKDNHVVAAGSVTAAIEAVRRRAPGVPLEVEVDSLDQLEEAFALGVDLVLLDNMPLWMTQSAVQRRKKLAPRTKLESSGGLSLDVAADYARTGVDYLAVGALTHSVRALDLGLDL
- the nadB gene encoding L-aspartate oxidase; this translates as MTTTAVADLLIVGAGVAGLTAAVAAADAGLTVTVLFKPSTGGAPSTSTAYAQGGIAVVDPSDPEDSIDRHVADTVGAGGPLVDVVATRSILADGPAAVDRLISWGAEFDRRPDGRLGRTREGGHTVSRIIHAGGDATGAEVQRALTAAAKTRPTLTARPGQAYALLADGDRIVGVRTAEGDAFGRTVLLATGGAGHLFSSTTNPLGATGDGMALAEAAGADVRELEFVQFHPTMLYTPGARGRRPLISEAVRGEGAHLVDANGDAVMDGVHPMGDLAPRDVVARAVTEAMERTGAPCVYLDATMIPDVAHRFPTVTEAVRAAGLDPQTDLIPVVPGAHYLCGGVVTDLHGATGVPGLYAAGEVARTGLHGANRLASNSLLEALVMGLRVAAAARSAPALDDRTFSTGAIREIAPPPARAQREPLQDAMTRYCGVRRTVDGLTGLTELLADPGFVADAPAVSSRDREDAVLTAVARRMAGQALARQESVTEVLEVRP